In the genome of Triticum urartu cultivar G1812 chromosome 5, Tu2.1, whole genome shotgun sequence, one region contains:
- the LOC125510591 gene encoding dirigent protein 22-like: MASSTALSCLAALLLLAAAAAPASAAEKETRLRVYWHDVVSGGPNARVVQVAQAPSSNTSATGFGTVLVIDDPLTEGPNLTSRLLGRAQGMYISAGKDSLSLLMAMNFVFVDGAYNGSSIAIIGPNQADRAVREMPVVGGTGVFRFARGYCQLRTHWFDAKTGDATVEYKIHLRHD; encoded by the coding sequence ATGGCGAGCAGCACCGCTCTCTCCTGCCTGGCCGCGCTCCTGCTCCTCGCGGCCGCAGCGGCGCCGGCGTCGGCGGCCGAGAAGGAGACCCGGCTGCGGGTGTACTGGCACGACGTGGTGAGCGGCGGGCCGAACGCGAGGGTGGTGCAGGTGGCGCAGGCGCCGTCCTCCAACACCTCTGCCACCGGCTTCGGCACCGTGCTCGTCATCGACGACCCGCTCACCGAGGGGCCCAACCTGACGTCGAGGCTCCTCGGCCGCGCGCAGGGCATGTACATCAGCGCCGGCAAGGACAGCCTGTCGCTGCTCATGGCCATGAACTTCGTCTTCGTCGACGGCGCCTACAACGGGAGCAGCATCGCCATCATCGGGCCCAATCAGGCGGACCGGGCCGTCAGGGAGATGCCCGTCGTCGGCGGCACCGGCGTCTTCCGCTTCGCGCGCGGCTACTGCCAGTTGCGGACCCACTGGTTCGACGCCAAGACCGGCGACGCCACCGTCGAGTACAAGATCCATCTCCGCCACGACTGA
- the LOC125510592 gene encoding dirigent protein 22-like, producing the protein MASSTALSCLAALLLLAAAAAPASAAEKETRLRVYWHDVVSGGPNATVAQVAPAPSSNASATGFGSVYVIDDPLTEGPSLTGSRLLGRAQGLYVSTGKDSLSLLMAMNFVFVDGAYNGSSIAIVGPNPVNRAVREMAVVGGTGVFRFARGYCQLRTNWFDANTGDATVEYRVHLRHD; encoded by the coding sequence ATGGCGAGCAGCACTGCTCTCTCCTGCCTGGCCGCGCTCCTGCTCCTCGCAGCCGCCGCGGCACCGGCGTCGGCGGCGGAGAAGGAGACCCGGCTGCGGGTGTACTGGCACGACGTGGTCAGCGGCGGGCCGAACGCCACGGTGGCGCAGGTGGCGCCGGCGCCGTCCTCCAACGCCTCCGCCACGGGATTCGGCAGCGTGTACGTCATCGACGACCCGCTCACCGAGGGGCCCAGCCTGACGGGCTCCAGGCTACTCGGCCGCGCGCAGGGCCTCTACGTCAGCACCGGCAAGGACAGCCTGTCGCTGCTCATGGCCATGAACTTTGTCTTCGTCGACGGCGCCTACAACGGGAGCAGCATCGCCATCGTCGGCCCCAACCCGGTGAACCGGGCCGTCAGGGAGATGGCCGTGGTCGGCGGCACCGGCGTCTTCCGGTTCGCGCGCGGCTACTGCCAGTTGCGGACCAACTGGTTTGACGCCAATACCGGCGACGCCACCGTCGAGTACAGGGTCCATCTTCGCCACGACTGA